Proteins encoded within one genomic window of Manduca sexta isolate Smith_Timp_Sample1 chromosome 18, JHU_Msex_v1.0, whole genome shotgun sequence:
- the LOC115456456 gene encoding LOW QUALITY PROTEIN: ubiquitin thioesterase trabid (The sequence of the model RefSeq protein was modified relative to this genomic sequence to represent the inferred CDS: deleted 1 base in 1 codon) yields the protein MTGSSVPPSDNCKWSCEMCTYENFPLSRKCTMCRTPKPLLGEDIFKLQDGASALPTQEVCGAEAVAERLKPLRISSPQGQPSASTVIKWPCPTCTYENWPKSQKCAMCGSGNPAPALHPSPAENKPSRNLGINDICNSQNSSIHELDTNNRRSKRRTNNTDWIWLQACLGVVEGDARRVEAYLAHGGDPARALAPHELQLLNRASAFDAGHTLVHLAIRFQRQEILSTLLSRISGGGPGLKRSPSYIAPDLASAIRRHIASCIRYKKGNFPCRYINEFCTFSLPADIEELPAAIQEQLFSELLDRDAQQTLEADPPLINWSIELTVTLGSRLYALWNRSAGDCLPDAVSQAAYGVFDYNNALRTALADSLHHAHRSFYERWQAWERLQASLLHYTPEEGQLRAEWSRLVAAAARPGTPLHQVHVFALAHVMRRPIIVYGVNVVNSFRGEALGYARFQGIYLPLLWDMQFCSKSPLCLGYTRGHFSALVPIEPYSHRHTYICREEQDETEDVTFLPLTDSEGKLLPVHFLTCDEMSEEEVVVRRWVSARATAGGALAARQLQRARPLLQAQMLQEWLNHYRRLAQQTRGPFPPRLSTQTQQAAAEFSSDADTDDE from the exons ATGACAGGAAGTTCGGTGCCACCATCTGATAATTGCAAATGGAGCTGTGAAATGTGTACATATGAGAATTTTCCG CTCTCCAGGAAG TGTACAATGTGCCGAACTCCTAAACCTTTGCTTGGTGAGGACATATTCAAACTGCAGGACGGCGCCAGCGCACTTCCAACGCAGGAAGTATGTG GAGCGGAGGCGGTGGCGGAACGGTTAAAACCCCTGAGGATATCATCGCCGCAGGGTCAACCTAGCGCCTCAACAGTCATCAAATGGCCCTGTCCA ACATGCACGTATGAAAACTGGCCCAAGTCGCAGAAGTGCGCGATGTGTGGCAGCGGCAATCCGGCGCCTGCGCTCCACCCCTCACCAGCTGAAAATAAACCCTCACGTAATCTCG GTATAAATGACATCTGCAACAGTCAAAACTCGTCTATACACGAGCTCGATACCAACAATAGACGCTCCAAGCGACGCACCAACAACACTGATTGGATATGGCTTCAAGCGTGTTTGG GCGTGGTGGAGGGCGACGCGCGGCGCGTGGAGGCGTACCTGGCGCACGGCGGCGACCCCGCGCGCGCGCTCGCGCCGCACGAGCTGCAGCTGCTCAACCGCGCCTCCGCCTTCGACGCGGGGCACACGCTCGTGCATCTCGCCATCAG ATTCCAACGTCAAGAAATACTGTCTACGCTCTTGTCTAGGATATCCGGGGGCGGACCAGGACTAAAGCGATCTCCTTCTTATATag caCCAGATTTAGCGTCCGCGATACGCCGTCACATTGCAAGCTGTATACGATACAAGAAGGGCAATTTCCCGTGTCGTTACATCAATGAGTTCTGCACATTCTCACTGCCTGCTG ATATAGAAGAATTACCGGCGGCGATACAAGAGCAGCTGTTCTCGGAGCTGTTGGACCGCGACGCGCAGCAGACGCTCGAGGCCGACCCGCCGCTCATCAACTGGAGCATAGAGCTCACCGTCACGCTCG GGTCTCGTCTGTACGCGCTGTGGAACCGATCGGCGGGCGACTGTCTGCCGGACGCGGTGTCGCAGGCGGCGTACGGCGTGTTCGACTACAACAACGCGCTCCGCACCGCGCTCGCCGACTCGCTGCACCACGCGCACCGCAG TTTCTACGAGCGGTGGCAAGCGTGGGAACGTTTACAAGCATCCCTGTTACATTATACTCCGGAGGAGGGTCAACTCAGGGCTGAGTGGAGTCGGCTGGTGGCTGCAGCCGCCCGACCCGGCACTCCACTGCATCAG gTGCACGTGTTCGCGCTGGCACACGTTATGCGGCGGCCCATCATCGTGTACGGCGTGAACGTAGTCAACTCCTTCCGCGGCGAGGCGCTCGGCTACGCACGCTTTCAAG GTATATATCTGCCGCTGCTATGGGATATGCAGTTTTGTTCGAAGTCCCCGCTATGCCTGGGTTACACGCGCGGACACTTCTCCGCACTCGTGCCCATTGAGCCTTACTCGCACAGGCATACCTACATCTGTCG TGAGGAACAAGATGAAACAGAAGACGTGACATTCCTTCCACTCACGGACTCTGAGGGAAAACTGCTGCCTGTGCACTTCCTCACTTGCGACGAG ATGTCTGAGGAGGAGGTGGTGGTGCGGCGCTGGGTGAGCGCGCGCGCCACGGCGGGCGGGGCGCTCGCCGCGCGACagctgcagcgcgcgcgcccgcTGCTACAGGCGCAGATGCTGCAGGAGTGGCTCAACCACTACCGCCGGCTCGC TCAGCAGACGCGCGGTCCGTTCCCGCCGCGACTGTCGACGCAGACGCAGCAGGCGGCGGCGGAGTTCTCCTCGGATGCCGACACCGACGACGAGTGA